GGCCGAGAATCCCCGAAAAGCCCTCGCTGTGCGGCAAGTGCGTGGCGATCATCTCGGACATCTTATCACTATCAGCGGTATCGTCACGAGGGTATCAGACGTCAAGCCCATCGCACAGGTCAGCGCATACACTTGCGACCGATGTGGCTGTGAGATCTTCCAACCCGTGAACGACAAGTCCTACGCTCCCTTGACTATCTGCCCCTCGCAAGACTGCAAGGACAACCAGAGCAAGGGCCAACTTCACCCTTCATCCAGGGCATCCAAGTTCCTCCCCTTTCAGGAGGTCAAGGTACAGGAGCTTGCCGAGCAGGTTCCTATCGGCCAGATCCCAAGGACACTTACCATTCTCTGCTACGGCTCGCTGGTTCGCAAGGTCAACCCGGGCGATGTTGCCGACATCTCGGGCGTGTTTTTGCCTACCCCTTATACTGGCTTCAAGGCCATGAAAGCAGGTCTCCTCACTGATACCTATCTTGAGGCGCACCACATTGTGCAACACAAGAAGGCTTATGCCGAAATGACTATTGATCCGCGGTTAGTGCGCAAAATCGATCAGTTCAGAGTCTCAGGACACATCTATGAATATCTGGCCAAGTCCATTGCGCCTGAAATCTTCGGTCACTTGGACGTCAAGAAGGcacttttgttgttgctggtcGGAGGTGTGAGCAAGCACATGGGTGACGGTATGAAAATCCGTGGTGACATCAACATTTGTCTGATGGGTGATCCCGGTGTGGCCAAATCTCAGCTGCTTAAATACATCTCCAAAGTGGCCCCTCGTGGTGTCTATACTTCTGGCCGGGGTAGCAGTGGTGTCGGTCTGACCGCTGCTGTCATGCGTGATCCTGTCACAGACGAGATGGTGCTGGAAGGTGGCGCTCTGGTCCTGGCCGACAACGGTATCTGCTGTATCGATGAGTTCGACAAGATGGACGAGAACGATCGAACCGCTATCCACGAAGTCATGGAACAGCAAACAATCAGCATCAGCAAAGCCGGCATCTCCACCAGCCTCAACGCCCGTACATCAATCCTCGCTGCCGCTAACCCTGTCTACGGCCGCTACAACCCGCGCATATCTCCGGTCGAGAACATCAACCTCCCCGCAGCGCTTCTCTCGCGTTTCGATATTCTCTTCCTTCTATTGGATACTCCAACTCGCGATACCGACGCCCAGCTTGCGAAGCACGTTGCATACGTGCACATGAATAGCCGGCATCCAGACCTGACGGcaggcggcgacggcggtgtTATATTTACCCCTCACGAGATGCGCAGCTACGTAGCCGAGGCTCGGACGTACCGTCCTACCGTGCCTACAGCCGTGTCAGAGTACCTGATCAAGACTTATGTGCGCATGCGTGATTCGCAGCGCCGTGCCGAGAAACAAGGCAAGCAATTCACGCACACGACGCCCCGTACACTGCTTGGTGTCGTGCGTCTTGCCCAGGCCCTTGCCCGCCTGCGCTTCGCTAGTCTTGTCAGCCAggacgacgtcgacgaggCTCTGCGTCTTGTTGAGGCCAGCAAGGCAAGCCTGGACGCCAGTGCGGCACCAACGCGTCGTGGACTCAACGCCAGCAGCAGGATCTACAACCTTGTCAAGGCCCTTGCCGACCAGGGAGCCTGCCGTGCGGACGATGGtgaggacgacgatgagCTGGGCATCGAGCTGAACATGCGCCAAGTGAGAGAACGTGTTTTGGCCAAGGGCTTCACTGAGGACCAGTGGACCACTGCTTTGGATGAGTACACCGAGCTTgatgtaagtttttttttcaattcaCCTATCCCCTCTGGCCTGCTTCGGCTTTGTACTGACAAGGAACTCTCCACAGGTCTGGCAAACGGCTGGAAGCGGCACTCGCCTTGTCTTCATTACGGCAAACAATGGGGAAGAAGATGAGGAATGAAAGAAAGTCATGCATGCGTTAGATTGTTTCATACCCCTTTCGTAGTCTTGtctcttcttccttttccttcattgcgcttcttcttcttcttcttttatttttcaaaatgCTGGGTTTAATATGTGTTTTGGAGTTGTGGTGTCAAACTTGAATAATGTTCCTTTGCATGGTGTTTTTGTTGCACTTTGTTGGAGAAAGCAGAGGCGAGCAGGTAGAGATAATGCAGGAGAAATCACGACGAACAAGCGTGGGACTTTTTTGCACTGAATAAACCACCGATGAGAACCCCCCTGATATTCAAACACATGCCCATGATATATGTAAAAACTAGGACCAGACCTAGATCGAGTGAGGTATATGCAAGGTAtctgttttaattttggattaCTGCAGAGACCAAGACGAGTTCTCTATCGCGTACATACCTATCTCCGAATACGAACAGGCTAGATATTAATCAACGCAAAGCCGAGTTTAATCACACACGAAAGTTCACTGAATTGGCTTTAGTACCCGTGCTCATATTCAACCACATCTCTATTTGTTACATTTCAAATTTTATTGTTCCCGTCTCTATATGATTACAATATTATGTACACCCTGTACATTGTAcatagagagaaaaaaaaaactctgtAAAATGCAAAAACACAATATGATACACACTTTGACCCCTCAGTTCTACATCTTCATGCTCATCAATGCAGCACGCTCCATCTCGCCAAcgttgccgttgccgccgAGCGACCAGACATCAGTAACCTTCTTCTCGTCAACGGTATCCCTCAGCAGGCCGCTGGCGGCCCAGTACTCCATCAGAGAGCGGGTCTCGAGCCTGGACATGCCGCCGAGGCGCAGGACTGGCACGTCCTTGAGGGCCTCGTCAACGCGGGCGTCATAGTGGCGGCAGTAAGGGTCCCTGGCGGGCGGCTCCTCGCCGCGCTGGATGGCCTCACGCTGGGCGATGGCGAGCTCGACGCTAAAGGACTTGGGGCTGTTGCCCTTGGTCTCGGCGGCGATGAAGGCACCGCCGGCGGGGAAGCCCTTGAAACTGTTGCCGTTGGACAGGCCGTCGACAAACCAGCGGACGAGGGTCAGGTCGTGCGAGTGGATCAGCTCAAAGGCAGGTGAGCGATAGTCGCTCGTGCGCATGATATGGGCGAGGCCGTCGAGTGTAACCATGACGGGACGGCGGTCCTTTGACGGCGTTTGCAGCTCGGTCCAGAGGGCCTGAAGCACAGACCAAGCAGTTTCGGTCTCCTTGCACGAGTCGATGAGATCCAGGAGGGAGGAAGCATGCGTAATGATGTCCAGGGAGAGGTCCTGGTGCTTGTTCAGCACCGTCATTGTCTGTAGGATGTGGCCACTAGCCTTGCGCATCTGCTGCAGAATGTTGTAGGCGTAAACAGGTTGCATGTACTGCTGAGGTGTCGTGCCTGGTAACGGGGCGTACTCCGTGCAGGCTGTGGTGAGTTCCTGGGCTAAATCGATGGAAGAGGAATGTCAGTTTTCAAAAATGTCCAAACCAGAAGCGGAAAGCCATGGCATAGTAGATGTGCCATATGTTGCGAATAAATGTTCATTATATGCACTTTTTGACAGGCTCGTTCAAAATTGACGAACCTTCAGGGAAATTGATGACGATCCAGTCATTAAGGAAAGCGGTAGTCATGGCCTGCAGCAGCAACGTGCTCTTGCCAGAGACCTTATCACCAGAGATGACCATGCGGAGGTTCTCCTTGTTCACCGCGGCCTTTTGTATCCTCTCGGCCAGCTCAACCGTCTCGGTCCTGATGAGCGTGTGCGGCGCGTGGAACAGACCCCACGTCTGGGTGTGCTTGAAGGCCTCCACCGCCCTCAGCTGGTCGACGATGGGCTCCGAGAGGGCGCAGACCGAGCCGATGCTCTTCCTGTCGCCAATGATCTGCCTGGTCAGGGTCTGGAGGCCCTCGACGCGGAGGGCGTTGTTGTTACTGAGCTGGATGCGCTTGCGAAAAGCCTTTCTCTCGCCCGGCAGCGGCGACTTGCCCGTGGGCTTGTacgtcttcttcttgcggCTCACGTTGCcctttctcctttttggggcggccgaggccgaagcCGAAGCAGCAACGGGCGCGCTGACCGAGAAGGCTGCTGCCGTCGTCATTGGGCCCGGCATGGTGGCGAGGATGCCTGGCATGGCCACGCGACGGGGGGCGGCCTTAAGGACGGCCATGGAAGGCCGCAAAAGGCACCTCCAGCAGTTTGGCGTGACCATGGTCAGTCAGTCTgtggggtggtggtggatgaAGACCAGCTTCGACTGGTGACgcgccgtcgtcgttgtttgttttgttgtcgAGATCGATGTCGATTGGGTTATCCCAATTCTCCCTTTCACCTTTTCTTCGCTGTACCAAGGTTCGTACCTGAAGAAATTCATGGTCGAATGCTTTTGGGGAGCTGGCAGGGGTTCGGCAAGCTTCCCGACGAGGTTGGTGATGGGATCCAATCAGCAGCTTCGAATTCGCCAAATTGACCCACAGTCTCGGCGTCTAAGGTCCACTTTGATTACTGCCGCTGACTACCGCCTAAAAAGTTCCCCCAAGATACCTGGATGCATAGTAGAAGTCGCGCAATGGCTTAGGTGCGGGGAtcacatacctaccttaaacGCTACTATAATTTACTACCTATCTCGCCCTGACTTACCTCTTAATTGAGCTTTCAGAAGGCCAAGGAACAGGACATAATCACTAGAACCAAGCAAAATCATGTCTTCCGCAAAACCGCAGGCAAAACTGCCCGTCGCAGTGAACAAGCCGACGCCCTACTCATTCGATCTCGGTAAGCTATTCATTTCTCCGACAGTCGCAGATGCACCTAAGCTCTCCTACTTTTGTCGGCAGCAACCTTTTAACTAGGGGCACCGCTAACTCTGCCCCTTCACTCCACAGCTCTCCTTCTCGCCAATGACCCGAACCCAGTGGAGCTCGACAAGACGGACCTGGAGGGCTCTCTGTCGAGCCTGGCCCGGGACGGCGCGCAGGCGCTCATCAACCAGCTCCTGACGACGTGCCCGATCCAGTCCACCCCCTCTGGCGTGTTGCTGTCTCTCCCCGCGCAGCAGACTGCGCTGCCGCGCGAGAAGCCCGTGCCGGCCGCCAAGGAGCCGACCAAGTGGGAGCGGTTCGCCGCCAAGAAGGGCATCAAGCCCAAGACGAGGGAGCAGCGCCGCAACATCCAGTACAACGAGGAGAAGGGCGAGTGGGAGCGCAAGTGGGGATACAAGGGTGCCAACAAGCAGCTGGAGAAGGACTGGCTTGTCGAGGTCGACCCGGCAAAGGAGGCAAAGCTCAAGGAGGGCGAGACCCTCAGGGGCCAGTCGAGGAGGGAGAGGGTCGAGCGCCAGAAGAGGAACGAGAGGAAAATGCGCAAGAACGAGCGGGAAGCCGCCAAGAAGTGATAGGAGAGTGGCGGGTTCGACAATCTCTTGCGCTGTGCACATATGTGTTTCTCTTTTGGTTCGAAAAAAAGGGCCTGGTTCAAGTGGCCATACCGGTGTCTGGAGTTTGGCTTTTGTTAGGAAATCTTGTGGATATCTTGGGTGGCTTTCTGTGCCTTTTTTCACTTCCATGGCAAATTCTTATCACTTCCCATTAACATTCTTGCTACTTGATCGTGTCCATGCCTACTGATTGTTTACAAAGCAAAATATCATCCTTATGTAATTGTCAGTGTCGACAATAGTTACGGTCATATGACCCGTCAGCTGGTTACCGGGAACCAAGGATTCAAGAAGCACACCTTACGAAATAACAATGAGCAGTAATCACACAGTGGAGCTTGGTTGCATATTCGACAATAATAACTGCTGCGTTTTCCGAAATTTCCAGCCTTTCAGAGTGATGTCCACATAGTGGCGCAGATGTAGTGCGTATATAATCATTTTCCCGTTTCTCCCAGTATTCAAACCTCCAAGGCAGCATCAATTCAAATtgcaagagagaaaaaaggagaaaaaacaCGTGAGAAGTAAACGGGGTCGAAAGCGACTCAtacaaaattaataaaaagggacaAAGTTCCGCGCCTTGTGCTTCATGCGTCCGAAAGCCGATAATGAGGATAGAGAACTACAGATGCCGAAGGGGTATAAACAAAAGATATGGAACGAAATGCTGGGAAGGGGGGAGAAGGGAGAACAGCTTTTGATCACAACTTAAAGACAGCGAGCATCAGTCCGATGATGCAAAGAAATAGCGCCGTGAAAGATTCCACCAAGTCGCGAGGATAGTGCCACGAGATTGGAGCTATGATCGTTCAGAGTAGTCCACATCAGTAGTAGACAAGGCCTTCTAAAGGTGCCCAGAGTCTAATTGACTGCAGCTTTGGACCTGCAAGTAAATCAGGAAAGTATGACAGTATCCAATCATCTTGTGTACAAGACTGAGATGAGTCTACTGAGCTCTCTTGAACGCCGAATGACCAGAAACGGTACTAGAAGCCCAGCGGCGACAGCGGTTTTATCGGTGATAGAGGTCGCATCTCTCCTTGTTGCCTCGGAGGCGTCTCTTGCTTGCTGTCTATTGTCAAAGTTGTTGAGATGGTCGAGTCTGACGCATCATCATTCTCTAGTTGAGGAGTCTTCTTGCGTGACCGCGGAGCCTGTTCCTTTGTTTGCtccttttgttgctgcttttgctgctgcttctgctgctgtTTTTGCTGTTGCTTTTgttgctgcggctgctgcttctcGGTTCGATTCGATTGCGAGGCGGTTTCCGATGAAGAAGCGGTCCTGTTCTCCATGGGGCTTTCTTCGAGACGTTTCCTCTGTTCTGAAAGAccccgcggcggcggctggtCAAACAGCATGTACTCTTCTTCGATGTACTTTGCCTCGTCCTTGCAGCCTTTCCAGCAATCTCGCCAGTCACAGACTAAGAACTTGAAGCAAAACGCATCAATCTTCATGCATGGTTGGAAGCAAATGCAGAGATTGCGAAAGTCCATCTTGTTCTTATCCGAATGGGCCAACAATAGACTGAGATGGCATGTGATGGCGAAGAGGAGATAATAGTTGAAGGGTGAAAGGTTGGATAGTTCGTCTATCAGCATCTGAGGGACCGTTTCCGAACCGGCACACTCCCTCGCTATCCGTTCTTGAGCTTGCTTGGGAAAGAGCTCATCTGGTAGCTGTCGGAGCCAGGCCTTGAGCATAGAGCCAATGATGTTGATATCATAAAGATCATCTTGGGCAAAAAGATCAACGTCATGTTCTTGTACAGCAATGATGGTCAGCTTCACTTTTCCAATCTAAGAAAGAACTTGCCTGCGCTTGGTACAGACAGATCGGGACATACCTTCATCGAATTTCCGTTGCCACTTCTTTATTTGTGGACCACTCCCTGGCACACGATACAGGCCTTCGACTTCAGTTCCCTTGTAATTAAGATAATCGATAGCGCGCCACGGGAACGCTGGCATCCAGAATTCGGTCTTGTCACGGGAGTCCTCGAGCCTTTTGGAAATGCGTGTGCGGCGAACTTGTTCCCGGAGGGGCAAGTTCAGGACTTTTAACTGGTAGTGTTCGTCGTCTACCACCGGTTCCTTCTCGGTAGTGCTGCTACTCCTTCCACCCTTGCCAAAGAGACCCTTGCTGATCATATCTGCGGCCTTGCTACCTGAGCTTTTCAGACCACTAAAAAATGCTGAACCCGATGTATTCTGATTATGACCGGTGGAGGATTGCACCTTAGAATGATTATCGCGGTTATCCCGGTTGTTCTGGTTCTCCTTGTCGCGGCCGTGTGCATCCCTTGTGCGGCTCCTGTCATTCCTCTCGGCTGACTGGTTTCGACTGGAGGAAGACACCATTTCCCGGAAGCTGCGGTCAGGTTGCCCAGGAGCGGTTCGCAACGGGTGTTGTCCTCCAGCTGTGTATGCCCTCTCGGGCTTTTCGATTTCCGGCTGTTTCGCAGATGTGGGTGTCTCcttttccttgtccttgggGCTGAGCTGACCCTCCCTATCCCTTTCTCTCTGTGACCTTGAGCGACCCAGTAGGGCGAAAGGCTTAGGCTTTCCCTTCTTCCCGGAGCTAGACTCGTTATCGATCGAGGAAGCCAGAGACGTACTAGACTTGGAAGGTAGCGAATTTTCTGTTCTATTTATCGCACTACTACTGTCCGCTGGAGTCGTTTCTGTGTTGGATTGAGGGTTAGTTGAGGGACGAGGCAATGCGCGACGCCCACAATCGGGTTCATGTTCCAAAATCAGGGACTTACCTGACTGCTTTGAGTTCTGCTTGGTGACAGTGGAGTTATCAGAGCCCCTCGACATTGTGTCGGCCCGGGACTCGGATTTCTGATGGGAGGCCAGCCTGTCGGTCGATTTCCCGGACTTGCCAAAATTGAAGAAGAAGCCCGACTTGGACGACTTGTCGTCACCTTGCCGCTGGTGCTGGCTCTGTTGTTGCTGGTTCTGAGAGCGCAGTGATTGCTGCGATGACTTGTGCTGGTGCCGTGATGCCTTGTTAGTGGTTGCTTTATTTCGACCGTTGTCTTGCGAATTGTGCCAGTCGCTCGTGTCGCCTCGCTTCTCGGTCGGATTCTGAGAAGGCACCTGTTCCAACGCCGAAGATATCGGAGGATATGGGTGCTCGTCGGAGGGTCGCCAAGACTGTAGCTGCTGGTCTTGCTGCTGATGTTGCAGATATTGCGCTTGTGTAGCGGAAGGTGATGTGGAGGAAGATGGCGATTTCTTGTTGTGGAATCTGAATGGTGATCGAGGTGATTTGGGCGACCGTGGTGAGCGTGAGTCTGCGGGTGACAAGTTGACTTGCAGCGTTTCAGTGAGAGCTATGCGTGGCTGTTGGTCATTGCTGGTCGAGGAAGCGACAGGGTTGGACTCAGGAAGCGTCAGCGGCTGAGGTGCAGGTTTGCGTCCCATCGTGGCCTTTGGAGTTGAGGGCCCGTCCCTCCCCGACAGGCCTTCGTCCTGATTCGTACGCTGCCGCACGAGAGGAGGCCAGGCCAGTCTGATCTTACGCAAGCCCCAGTGTCTCGGGGTGTCGGGGCTTGAGGCTGCGCAAAAATAGGCAGGTTGGGCTGCGACGGGATTTGGGGGCACGTTTGCTTGGGCCAAAGGCAAGGAGGGGGAAATGCGGGAGTTCCTTCGCCTTACGGACCAGATTTGACAGGGTCGGGCTCAGGTCCTGTGTATGGGACTTTCTTGGTACGGTCTAGTCCGGCGGGCACTACTTTGAAAGGGTGAAttgcttgcctgcctgcttGGCTGCTCAATTGGGTTGTTGGTATGTATGCTGGTTTGCTGGTGGGTCGGGTTGTTACAAGTTCGTAAAGAACACTCGGcgtggccttttttttttttttttacgcggAACAAGCgggcaacaaacaaaaagagatttGGCGACGGGTATTGATTGATTCTTTGCGGCCCGTAGTATCGTACCGTGTTAGGATCAGATCAGCCTGAGGGATGGACATGCAATGCAGTCCGCCTGGTTCGGATGCCTGGGATTACGGTGACTTTTTGCTGACAGTAGAAGCAGGCGTGTTCTGTTCTGCATGTACGCTGTACAGCACCGTGCTGATTGGAATAAGCGCCGCTCAAAGCTTCTCCTGGGATCTTGCTAGCAGCGAGATCAATGGTGCGCGAGATTCCAATTACCGCGCTCAGGACAGGCTGTGGTGGAATGATGAGCGGCAATTCTAACCACCTCACCCAGTTTGTATGGATTTGGTGCGAGGGTTGGGCGCGCAAAAGTTGTCGCCGATCGTTGAGGGAGTGCGAATGGGCaactataaaaaataaaaataaaataaaaaaaaagatggaatgcacgcacacgcacacacactttttttttcattcaaTAGAAACAGGGCAATTCGTGTTCTAAGATGTAAAAAAAGTAGTGCAGAGCTTAACTTGTCGGCGGGCAGCTAATGATTGGTACCTCACTAGGCGGCCGATACCCTCAAAGAATGGCGGTGGCTTTTGGAAATGTCTGCCCACCCGGCCGTCCATAAGGTACGGTACGCAATGAATCGGCAAGACAACCCAGCACTACCCGAGAGTACGTGCGGCGGCGCTCTTGAATGCTACGGTGCCACCATGAAGATTCACTATTGCTTCGTACCTTACTTTACAGCCATACCTGAAGCCAGCCCCGCTCAATCGGATGCGCGACGGCGAGCAgagtaattaaaaaaaaaaaaaaaaaaagtcatccGGCCAGGTCGCCAGACGAGGGAGGTATTACAGGCGGGCAATCTGAATGAGCATGGATGTCAAGGACAAAACGGCGAGCTTGAAGGGATTGGGTTTACTAGACCAGATGATCACGAGGGCAGGTCCATCTCTAAATCGTCTAGTTTAGGTCgagggagagaaaagagGTACTTCCTTCGTATGTTCGTCGTCCTGTTAGGTAGTGATATCTATGCAGTAGCACCACAGATAGATTCTTTGCCCTTTTTTGACACTCCCTCGTAATTTGTTTCTGCCCGATGGTGGATATCAATCGTGGTCTGCTGTTATCAACCACGATTTAACATTGAACAGTGGAGGCTCCACGGTCCGATCTACACAAGGCATAATACAACCCAACggagaacaaaagaagaagaaaagagaaaatagaTGCTCACACCAAATGAATGGGCTGGACCGCTTCCAAGGCCAGGATGTGCCCTCATCATCGCAAAATACTCCCGAGTCGCAACATCGACCCGGCCCGCCCTCTTCAAGACGCTTGATCAGGTTTCCACTTATCCCCCCTTTTTGCGGTCTCCGTCTCGCCCGCTGCAGGCCATGTGCTTTCTGAAACATACCTATTGTGCGCGCTCCAGCAACAATGTATCATCACATCAGGGGTATTGCTTTTTTGGATTTCGCGCACGCGCAGTCCCACTGCATCCAGTAACCTGATCGGCTTAatttgtacttttttttgcacgaTGGATGCTGACTGTCTACTTCGTAGATGCAGATTTGGCGGTCCTTCGAATGAAAGAAAACAGGAGaacaacaaataaaataaaaatatcaataaataaataaaaaagaggaaaagagagTAACCGGAAATAATCAACTTCAGCAGGCATACTTAGATTGATAACGACAGAAGCGGTCCGTGTCATGCAGTCCCTTCCATCTTGGCAACGTCCTACGACATACATACTGTTCGGATGGAAACGGCAACGAGCCAAATATAAACATTGGTAAGAT
The Pyricularia grisea strain NI907 chromosome I, whole genome shotgun sequence genome window above contains:
- a CDS encoding mini-chromosome maintenance complex protein 7; this encodes MALLLQYPAPVSYSAQQTGFENFIQDFKTSPEQTITQGLGDIAIDDDDLSDDYDFMDEDDEAAQRRQQEKARQKGPRHKYRDLLQELADRKVDEVVIDLDDLASFEADVDEGLRLVESVEKNTKHYVEIVSRAIDKLMPEPSSEVSFKDDVLDVLMARRAERNRAVAEAAESQNDNSLLNDKFPAELVRRYTLVFKPRSSTAENPRKALAVRQVRGDHLGHLITISGIVTRVSDVKPIAQVSAYTCDRCGCEIFQPVNDKSYAPLTICPSQDCKDNQSKGQLHPSSRASKFLPFQEVKVQELAEQVPIGQIPRTLTILCYGSLVRKVNPGDVADISGVFLPTPYTGFKAMKAGLLTDTYLEAHHIVQHKKAYAEMTIDPRLVRKIDQFRVSGHIYEYLAKSIAPEIFGHLDVKKALLLLLVGGVSKHMGDGMKIRGDINICLMGDPGVAKSQLLKYISKVAPRGVYTSGRGSSGVGLTAAVMRDPVTDEMVLEGGALVLADNGICCIDEFDKMDENDRTAIHEVMEQQTISISKAGISTSLNARTSILAAANPVYGRYNPRISPVENINLPAALLSRFDILFLLLDTPTRDTDAQLAKHVAYVHMNSRHPDLTAGGDGGVIFTPHEMRSYVAEARTYRPTVPTAVSEYLIKTYVRMRDSQRRAEKQGKQFTHTTPRTLLGVVRLAQALARLRFASLVSQDDVDEALRLVEASKASLDASAAPTRRGLNASSRIYNLVKALADQGACRADDGEDDDELGIELNMRQVRERVLAKGFTEDQWTTALDEYTELDVWQTAGSGTRLVFITANNGEEDEE